The Streptomyces sp. P9-A4 genome contains a region encoding:
- a CDS encoding GNAT family N-acetyltransferase has translation MAVLERLRSDHATALLAFERENRAYFAASVPDRGDAYFADFAERHRALLDEQETGTIRFHVLVGEGGEILGRFNLVDLVDGEAELGYRVAEKATGRGVATAGVREVCRLARETYGLSRLTAVTTLDNAGSRAVLGRVGFGVVGSVTLGGEAGAAYELDLGELAFL, from the coding sequence ATGGCCGTACTTGAGCGACTGCGATCCGATCACGCCACCGCCCTCCTCGCCTTCGAGCGCGAGAACCGGGCGTACTTCGCCGCGTCCGTGCCCGACCGGGGGGACGCGTACTTCGCCGACTTCGCGGAACGGCACCGGGCGCTGCTCGACGAGCAGGAGACCGGGACGATCCGGTTCCATGTGCTGGTGGGGGAGGGCGGGGAGATCCTCGGGCGGTTCAACCTGGTCGACCTCGTCGACGGGGAGGCCGAGCTGGGCTACCGGGTGGCCGAGAAGGCGACCGGGCGCGGGGTGGCGACCGCCGGGGTGCGGGAGGTGTGCCGGCTGGCGCGCGAGACGTACGGGCTGAGCCGGCTGACCGCCGTCACGACCCTCGACAACGCGGGGTCGAGGGCCGTGCTCGGGCGGGTCGGTTTCGGGGTGGTCGGGAGTGTGACGCTCGGCGGTGAGGCGGGGGCCGCCTACGAGCTGGACCTGGGGGAACTGGCCTTCCTCTAG
- a CDS encoding MMPL family transporter, translating into MATFLYKLGRSAFRRRRLVALLWVALLAVAGIGAATAPAATSGSFSIPGTEAQRAFDLLEERFPGAGADGATARVVFKAPEGQKVTDPAHKAVVEETVAALKSGSDQIVSVADPYTAQAVSQDGSTAYVSVAYKVNGMELTDGTREALTRAGENAQGKGLTVEVGGDALQTMPETGAGEIVGVVIAGVVLVLTFGSLVAAGLPLLTAIIGVGIGVSSITALANVLDLGSTTSTLAMMIGLAVGIDYALFIVSRYRAELADGREKEEAAGRAVGTAGSAVVFAGLTVVIALVGLAVVNIPMLTKMGFAAAGTVVIAVLIALTLIPALLGFAGDKVIGRKQRRAEKAGKAGEDSARNKSGKPNGGTRWARFVIRRPVMVLLIGVLGLGAIALPAASLEMGLPDDGVKPTSTSERRAYDALSDGFGPGFNGPLLVVVDGDKATADKTVSTIKGLAGWAAVTPATPNKAGDAAMITVVPKDRPSSAATENLVHDIRGATGDDVLVTGATAMNIDFSQKMNDALVPYLALVVGLAFLLLTLVFRSVLVPLKAALGFLLSVVAALGAVVAVFQWGWLGSLFGVEQTGPIMSMMPIFMVGVVFGLAMDYEVFLVTRMREAYVHGERPGEAIVTGFRHSARVVTAAAVIMIAVFSGFIGMDDQMIKMIGFGLAVAVLFDAFVVRMAIVPAVLALLGHKAWWLPKWLDRILPNVDVEGESLARHTDGTAGESAKPDLVKV; encoded by the coding sequence GTGGCCACGTTCCTCTACAAGTTGGGCCGTTCCGCCTTCCGGCGCCGACGGCTCGTCGCCCTCCTCTGGGTGGCCCTCCTGGCGGTCGCCGGGATCGGCGCCGCCACCGCACCCGCAGCGACCTCCGGCTCCTTCTCGATCCCCGGCACCGAGGCCCAGCGCGCCTTCGACCTGCTCGAAGAGCGCTTCCCGGGCGCCGGCGCCGACGGGGCCACCGCCCGCGTCGTCTTCAAGGCCCCCGAGGGCCAGAAGGTGACCGACCCGGCGCACAAGGCCGTCGTCGAGGAGACCGTCGCCGCGCTGAAGTCCGGCTCGGACCAGATCGTCTCGGTCGCCGACCCGTACACCGCGCAGGCCGTCTCCCAGGACGGCTCCACCGCCTACGTCTCCGTCGCCTACAAGGTCAACGGGATGGAGCTGACCGACGGGACGCGCGAGGCGCTGACCCGGGCCGGGGAGAACGCGCAGGGCAAGGGCCTGACCGTCGAGGTCGGCGGTGACGCCCTCCAGACCATGCCCGAGACCGGCGCCGGCGAGATCGTCGGCGTGGTCATCGCCGGTGTCGTCCTCGTCCTGACCTTCGGCTCGCTCGTCGCCGCCGGACTCCCGCTGCTCACGGCGATCATCGGCGTCGGCATCGGCGTCTCGTCGATCACCGCGCTGGCGAACGTCCTCGACCTGGGCTCCACCACCTCCACCCTCGCGATGATGATCGGCCTCGCGGTCGGCATCGACTACGCCCTCTTCATCGTCTCCCGCTACCGCGCGGAGCTGGCCGACGGCCGCGAGAAGGAGGAGGCCGCGGGCCGCGCGGTCGGCACGGCGGGATCGGCCGTCGTCTTCGCCGGACTCACCGTCGTCATCGCCCTGGTCGGCCTGGCCGTCGTCAACATCCCGATGCTGACGAAGATGGGCTTCGCCGCCGCCGGCACGGTCGTGATCGCCGTACTGATCGCGCTGACCCTGATCCCGGCGCTGCTGGGCTTCGCCGGTGACAAGGTCATCGGCCGCAAGCAGCGCCGGGCGGAGAAGGCGGGGAAGGCCGGGGAGGACTCCGCCCGGAACAAGAGCGGCAAGCCCAACGGCGGCACCCGCTGGGCCCGCTTCGTCATCCGCCGCCCCGTCATGGTGCTGCTGATCGGCGTCCTCGGCCTCGGCGCGATCGCGCTGCCCGCCGCCTCCCTGGAGATGGGCCTGCCGGACGACGGCGTCAAGCCGACCTCCACCTCCGAGCGCCGGGCCTACGACGCCCTCTCCGACGGCTTCGGCCCCGGCTTCAACGGCCCGCTGCTCGTCGTCGTGGACGGCGACAAGGCGACCGCCGACAAGACCGTCTCCACCATCAAGGGCCTCGCAGGCTGGGCGGCCGTCACCCCGGCGACGCCGAACAAGGCCGGCGACGCCGCCATGATCACGGTGGTCCCGAAGGACCGGCCGTCCTCGGCCGCCACCGAGAACCTCGTCCACGACATCCGCGGCGCCACCGGCGACGACGTCCTCGTCACCGGCGCCACCGCGATGAACATCGACTTCTCGCAGAAGATGAACGACGCCCTGGTGCCGTACCTGGCGCTCGTCGTCGGCCTGGCCTTCCTGCTCCTGACCCTGGTCTTCCGCTCGGTCCTCGTCCCCCTGAAGGCGGCCCTCGGCTTCCTGCTCTCGGTGGTCGCGGCCCTCGGCGCGGTCGTCGCGGTCTTCCAGTGGGGCTGGCTCGGGAGCCTCTTCGGGGTCGAGCAGACCGGCCCGATCATGTCGATGATGCCGATCTTCATGGTGGGTGTCGTCTTCGGTCTCGCGATGGACTACGAGGTCTTCCTCGTCACCCGGATGCGCGAGGCGTACGTCCACGGGGAGCGGCCCGGCGAGGCGATCGTGACCGGCTTCCGGCACAGCGCCCGGGTGGTCACCGCCGCCGCGGTGATCATGATCGCGGTCTTCTCCGGCTTCATCGGCATGGACGACCAGATGATCAAGATGATCGGCTTCGGCCTGGCCGTCGCGGTCCTCTTCGACGCCTTCGTGGTCCGGATGGCGATCGTCCCGGCCGTGCTGGCGCTGCTCGGGCACAAGGCCTGGTGGCTGCCGAAGTGGCTGGACCGGATCCTGCCGAACGTCGACGTGGAGGGCGAGTCGCTCGCCCGGCACACCGACGGGACCGCGGGCGAGAGCGCGAAGCCGGACCTCGTGAAGGTCTGA
- a CDS encoding TetR/AcrR family transcriptional regulator, giving the protein MARSRLTPERESELYAAVLDLLREVGYDALTMDAVAARTHSSKATLYRQWGSKPELVARALRANKPADLSEIDTGTLRGDFHELMTRTDDCQMEKDSALMRGLAHAVHTNPELHRALRELLVEPEMNGLDEVLRRAVRRGEIAAGNPALKLVPHMLIGAFVARPLIDDQPVDRAFLSAYIDAVVLPSLGV; this is encoded by the coding sequence ATGGCCCGCAGCAGACTCACTCCCGAGCGGGAGTCCGAGCTGTACGCGGCCGTTCTCGACCTCCTCCGCGAGGTCGGCTACGACGCCCTCACCATGGACGCCGTCGCCGCCCGCACCCACTCCAGCAAGGCCACCCTCTACCGCCAGTGGGGGAGCAAGCCCGAACTGGTCGCCAGGGCGCTGCGCGCCAACAAGCCGGCCGACCTCTCCGAGATCGACACCGGCACCCTGCGCGGCGACTTCCACGAGCTGATGACCCGGACCGACGACTGCCAGATGGAGAAGGACTCCGCGCTGATGCGGGGTCTGGCCCATGCCGTCCACACCAACCCCGAACTGCACCGGGCGCTGCGCGAGCTGCTCGTCGAACCCGAGATGAACGGCCTCGACGAAGTACTGCGCCGAGCGGTCCGCAGGGGCGAGATCGCCGCCGGCAACCCGGCGCTGAAGCTCGTCCCGCACATGCTCATCGGTGCCTTCGTCGCCCGCCCGCTGATCGACGATCAGCCGGTCGACCGCGCGTTCCTCAGCGCGTACATCGACGCCGTCGTGCTCCCCTCACTCGGCGTCTGA
- a CDS encoding SsgA family sporulation/cell division regulator, giving the protein MAAAHDREVDDHAKGRIISDAPLSRPVPVSLRYDPGFSPATVRFGFPGAVEWSFPRALLETGLSAPTRRGDIGVWPCGRVQTVVELHTDDGVTVVQFDTNALLRFLRHTYAAGTSLSTH; this is encoded by the coding sequence ATGGCCGCCGCGCACGACCGCGAAGTCGACGACCACGCCAAGGGACGGATCATCAGCGACGCCCCGCTCTCCCGCCCCGTGCCGGTGTCCCTCCGTTACGACCCCGGCTTCTCCCCCGCGACCGTCCGCTTCGGCTTCCCCGGCGCCGTCGAGTGGTCCTTCCCGCGCGCCCTGCTGGAGACCGGGCTCAGCGCCCCGACCCGCCGCGGTGACATCGGGGTCTGGCCCTGCGGCCGGGTCCAGACGGTGGTCGAGCTGCACACGGACGACGGGGTCACGGTCGTCCAGTTCGACACCAACGCCCTGCTCCGCTTCCTCAGGCACACGTACGCCGCCGGCACGTCGTTGTCGACGCACTGA
- a CDS encoding S41 family peptidase, with translation MSDDVAYLRFPHLHDDLLCFAAEDDLWIAPLVPEGHRPGRAWRLTVDRTRVGHPRFSPDGRHIAYTNWRSLDPEIHLVPIDGGAARRLSYWGSTDTRVCGWTPPDQDGRSEILAVSSHGQPFSYYSWAYTVPTDGSPGRRLPWGPVSDISVTDAEGERRTLLLTGKPPHEPAAWKRYLGGATGRLWLHGERLLPDIGGHLDCPMAVDGRVAFLSDHEGVGNLYSCLPDGTDLRRHTDHDEFYARHASSDGHRVVYQCAGELWVVDALTADSRPRKLEVRLGGQRVGRRAYQAPAAHHVDALSVDETGRASAVSVRGSLYWLTHRDGPARTIVDTPGVRVRLPEMLGSLGQVAYVTDAEGEDAVEIACLPRASGDRPPRRLASGDLGRVEELIADPDGERLAIASHDGRLLLLDATEDSDGEVTELIRSVNGPVRDLAFSPDGDWLTWSHPGIGRSLRSIKMARISGPGARTVVDVTNGRFEDENPVFTRDGRYLAFLSWRGFDPVYDVHTGDLSFPLGCRPYLVPLSSATPSPFALLPDGRPAAGGLDPADDDTDTGDGTVTVEIEGLAERVTPFPVAASKYSALHPVSGGGLVWLRWPISGALGETFANPADTSGKPTLEHFSITKARRNELAKDLDWFAVSGDGTRLVVAEDGELRAVPSTESGDGDSTVYLDLRRILHEIDPGAEWRQAFDEAGRIVRAYFWEPGMGGVDWTAVLDQYRPLVERVASPDEFADLLREVMGELGTSHAYVTPARRNEGPPHYQRPMGLLGANLVLREAGWTVRRILPGESSDSKARSPLAGTGIREGAVLTHVDGRPVDPVAGPYPLFSGTGGTTVELTFTPAEGEGRARRVAVVPLVDERPLRYQDWVAKRRAVVRELSGGRCGYLHIPDMGGSGWAQFNRDLRMEVSRPALIVDVRGNAGGNISELVVEKLTRKILGWDLTRNAQPVAYASNAPRGPIVALADEATSSDGDMITAAFKLLGLGPVVGQRTWGGVVGMTGRHQLGDGTQITVPMNAAWFPEYGWSLENHGVEPDLAVLRTPLDWAEGRYGQLDDAVHMALALLTETPAASPPGYEALPDRSRPKLPPRAT, from the coding sequence GTGAGTGACGACGTCGCGTATCTCCGTTTTCCGCACCTCCACGACGACCTGCTGTGCTTCGCCGCCGAGGACGACCTGTGGATCGCCCCGCTCGTCCCCGAGGGCCACCGCCCCGGCCGGGCCTGGCGGCTCACCGTCGACCGGACCCGGGTCGGCCACCCGCGCTTCTCGCCGGACGGGCGCCACATCGCGTACACGAACTGGCGCAGCCTCGACCCCGAGATCCACCTCGTCCCCATAGACGGCGGGGCCGCCCGGCGACTCAGCTACTGGGGGTCCACCGACACCCGGGTCTGCGGCTGGACGCCCCCCGACCAGGACGGCCGCTCCGAGATCCTCGCCGTCTCCTCGCACGGGCAGCCCTTCTCGTACTACTCCTGGGCCTACACCGTCCCCACCGACGGCTCCCCCGGCCGCCGCCTGCCCTGGGGCCCGGTCTCCGACATCAGCGTCACCGACGCCGAAGGGGAGCGCCGCACCCTGCTGCTCACCGGGAAGCCGCCGCACGAACCGGCCGCCTGGAAGCGCTACCTCGGCGGCGCCACCGGGCGCCTCTGGCTGCACGGCGAACGGCTCCTCCCCGACATCGGCGGCCACCTCGACTGCCCCATGGCCGTCGACGGCCGCGTCGCCTTCCTCTCCGACCACGAGGGCGTCGGCAACCTCTACTCCTGCCTGCCCGACGGCACCGACCTGCGCCGCCACACCGACCACGACGAGTTCTACGCCCGGCACGCCTCCAGCGACGGCCACCGCGTCGTCTACCAGTGCGCCGGCGAACTCTGGGTCGTCGACGCGCTCACGGCCGACTCCCGCCCCCGCAAGCTGGAGGTCCGGCTCGGCGGGCAGCGCGTCGGCCGGCGCGCCTACCAGGCGCCCGCCGCCCACCACGTCGACGCGCTCTCCGTCGACGAGACCGGCCGCGCCAGCGCCGTCTCCGTACGCGGCAGCCTGTACTGGCTCACCCACCGCGACGGCCCGGCCCGCACCATCGTCGACACCCCGGGCGTCCGGGTCAGGCTGCCCGAGATGCTCGGCAGCCTCGGGCAGGTCGCGTACGTCACCGACGCCGAGGGCGAGGACGCCGTCGAGATCGCCTGTCTGCCGCGCGCCAGCGGCGACCGGCCGCCGCGCCGCCTCGCCTCCGGCGACCTCGGCCGGGTCGAGGAACTGATCGCCGACCCGGACGGCGAGCGGCTCGCCATCGCCTCCCACGACGGCCGGCTCCTCCTCCTGGACGCCACCGAGGACTCCGACGGCGAGGTCACCGAGCTGATCAGGTCCGTCAACGGGCCCGTCCGCGACCTCGCCTTCTCCCCCGACGGCGACTGGCTCACCTGGTCCCACCCGGGCATCGGCCGCTCCCTGCGCTCCATCAAGATGGCCCGGATCTCCGGGCCCGGCGCCCGGACCGTCGTCGACGTCACCAACGGGCGCTTCGAGGACGAGAACCCCGTCTTCACCCGGGACGGCCGCTATCTCGCCTTCCTGTCCTGGCGCGGCTTCGACCCGGTGTACGACGTGCACACCGGCGATCTGTCCTTCCCGCTCGGCTGCCGCCCCTATCTCGTCCCGCTCTCCTCCGCGACGCCCTCGCCGTTCGCGCTGCTGCCCGACGGGCGGCCGGCGGCCGGCGGTCTCGACCCCGCCGACGACGACACGGACACCGGGGACGGCACGGTCACCGTGGAGATCGAGGGGCTCGCGGAGCGGGTCACCCCGTTCCCCGTCGCCGCCTCCAAGTACTCGGCCCTGCACCCGGTCAGCGGCGGCGGTCTCGTCTGGCTGCGCTGGCCGATCTCGGGCGCGCTCGGCGAGACCTTCGCCAACCCGGCCGACACCTCGGGAAAGCCCACCCTGGAGCACTTCTCCATCACCAAGGCCCGCAGGAACGAACTCGCCAAGGACCTCGACTGGTTCGCGGTCAGCGGCGACGGCACCCGGCTGGTCGTCGCCGAGGACGGCGAGCTGCGGGCCGTGCCCTCGACCGAGTCCGGGGACGGCGACTCCACCGTCTATCTGGACCTGCGGCGCATCCTGCACGAGATCGACCCGGGCGCCGAGTGGCGGCAGGCCTTCGACGAGGCCGGCCGGATCGTCCGCGCCTACTTCTGGGAGCCCGGGATGGGCGGGGTCGACTGGACGGCCGTCCTCGACCAGTACCGGCCGCTCGTCGAACGGGTCGCCTCCCCCGACGAGTTCGCCGATCTGCTGCGGGAGGTGATGGGCGAACTGGGCACCTCGCACGCGTACGTCACCCCCGCCCGCCGCAACGAGGGCCCCCCGCACTACCAGCGGCCCATGGGCCTCCTCGGCGCCAACCTGGTGCTCCGCGAGGCCGGGTGGACGGTGAGGCGCATCCTGCCCGGCGAGTCCTCCGACTCCAAGGCCCGCTCCCCGCTGGCCGGCACCGGCATCCGCGAGGGCGCTGTCCTCACCCATGTCGACGGCCGGCCCGTGGACCCCGTCGCCGGCCCGTACCCGCTGTTCTCCGGCACCGGCGGCACCACGGTCGAGCTGACCTTCACCCCCGCCGAGGGCGAGGGCCGGGCCCGTCGCGTCGCCGTCGTCCCGCTCGTCGACGAACGGCCGCTGCGCTACCAGGACTGGGTGGCCAAACGCCGTGCGGTGGTACGGGAGCTGAGCGGCGGCCGGTGCGGCTATCTGCACATCCCCGACATGGGCGGCTCGGGCTGGGCCCAGTTCAACCGCGACCTGCGGATGGAGGTCTCCCGGCCCGCGCTGATCGTCGACGTACGGGGCAACGCCGGCGGCAACATCAGCGAACTCGTCGTCGAGAAGCTCACCCGCAAGATCCTCGGCTGGGACCTCACTCGCAACGCCCAGCCCGTCGCGTACGCCTCCAACGCCCCGCGCGGCCCCATCGTCGCGCTCGCGGACGAGGCGACCTCCTCCGACGGCGACATGATCACCGCCGCGTTCAAGCTGCTCGGCCTCGGTCCGGTCGTCGGCCAGCGCACCTGGGGCGGGGTGGTCGGCATGACCGGCCGCCACCAGCTCGGGGACGGCACGCAGATCACCGTCCCGATGAACGCGGCCTGGTTCCCCGAGTACGGCTGGTCCCTGGAGAACCACGGCGTCGAACCGGACCTCGCGGTGCTCCGTACGCCACTGGACTGGGCGGAGGGCCGGTACGGACAGCTCGACGACGCGGTCCACATGGCCCTCGCGCTCCTCACGGAGACCCCGGCGGCGAGCCCGCCGGGGTACGAGGCCCTGCCGGACCGCTCCCGCCCGAAACTGCCGCCGAGGGCGACCTAG
- a CDS encoding SDR family oxidoreductase, with amino-acid sequence MSRVSLEGQVAVVTGGARGVGELLARKLSARGAKIALVGLEPEQLKEVAGRLHTEADWWHADVTDHEAMARVAAEVKERFGKVDIVVANAGVAAGGPFAESDPVAWRRVIEVNLIGGAVTGRAFLPVLMESRGYFLQIASLAALTPAPMMSAYCASKSGVEAFAHSLRAEVAYKGVKVGVGYLSWTDTDMVRGADQDDVMKELRQRLPWPANRTYPLGPAVDRIVAGIERRSAHVYAQWWLRGMQSVRGYLPGMIATVGQREMKRFEPRLGSVPKGLVGAGGAADEEARAGGSAAR; translated from the coding sequence ATGAGCCGGGTGAGCCTGGAAGGACAGGTCGCGGTCGTCACCGGAGGTGCCCGCGGGGTCGGGGAACTCCTCGCCCGCAAGCTCTCCGCGCGCGGCGCGAAGATCGCGCTCGTCGGCCTGGAGCCGGAGCAGCTCAAGGAGGTCGCCGGGCGGCTGCACACCGAGGCCGACTGGTGGCACGCCGACGTCACCGACCACGAGGCGATGGCCCGGGTCGCGGCCGAGGTGAAGGAACGCTTCGGGAAGGTCGACATCGTCGTCGCCAACGCCGGTGTCGCGGCGGGCGGTCCGTTCGCCGAGTCCGACCCGGTCGCCTGGCGGCGGGTCATCGAGGTCAACCTGATCGGCGGCGCCGTGACGGGCCGGGCGTTCCTGCCCGTCCTCATGGAGTCCCGGGGGTACTTCCTCCAGATCGCCTCCCTCGCCGCCCTCACGCCGGCGCCGATGATGTCGGCGTACTGCGCCTCCAAGTCGGGCGTCGAGGCCTTCGCGCACAGCCTGCGCGCCGAGGTCGCGTACAAGGGAGTGAAGGTCGGCGTCGGCTATCTCTCCTGGACCGACACGGACATGGTGCGGGGCGCCGACCAGGACGACGTGATGAAGGAGCTGCGGCAGCGGCTGCCGTGGCCGGCGAACCGCACGTACCCCCTCGGCCCGGCCGTCGACCGGATCGTGGCGGGCATCGAGCGGCGCTCGGCCCATGTGTACGCGCAGTGGTGGCTGCGCGGGATGCAGTCGGTCCGGGGCTATCTGCCCGGGATGATCGCGACCGTCGGGCAGCGCGAGATGAAGCGCTTCGAGCCCCGGCTCGGCTCGGTGCCCAAGGGGCTCGTGGGCGCGGGCGGGGCGGCCGACGAGGAGGCCAGGGCGGGCGGGTCCGCCGCCCGGTAG
- a CDS encoding alpha/beta fold hydrolase has product MTSLPASRELTAVSADGARIHVEVYGPEGAPAVVLSHGWTCSIAFWAEQIRALAADHRVIAYDQRGHGLSPAPAGPAGYSTRALADDLEAVLAATLAPGEKAVVAGHSMGGMTLMAAAGRPGLREHAAALLLCSTGASRLTAEATVVPGRPSARRTRLTRGVLGAKAPLGPVNAVSKKILKHATMGPGSAPDRVDACARIVHACPRGARVGWSGVLSALDLEAGVRALDLPVAVLVGTVDRLTPPVHSRAMAEALPQCVGLLELAGMGHMTPVEAPEAVTARIRALTDTYLEVKEKA; this is encoded by the coding sequence CTGACCTCGCTGCCCGCGTCGCGCGAACTCACCGCCGTCTCCGCCGACGGCGCCCGGATCCACGTCGAGGTGTACGGCCCCGAGGGCGCGCCCGCCGTCGTCCTCTCCCACGGCTGGACGTGCTCGATCGCCTTCTGGGCCGAGCAGATACGGGCCCTCGCCGCCGACCACCGCGTCATCGCCTACGACCAGCGCGGCCACGGCCTGTCCCCGGCCCCGGCCGGACCCGCCGGGTACTCGACCCGCGCACTCGCCGACGACCTCGAAGCGGTCCTCGCGGCCACCCTCGCCCCCGGCGAGAAGGCCGTCGTCGCCGGGCACTCCATGGGCGGCATGACGCTGATGGCGGCGGCCGGCCGGCCCGGCCTCCGGGAGCACGCGGCGGCCCTGCTGCTCTGCTCCACCGGGGCCTCCCGGCTGACCGCCGAGGCCACCGTCGTACCGGGCCGTCCGAGCGCCCGCCGCACCCGGCTGACCCGGGGCGTCCTCGGCGCCAAGGCGCCGCTCGGGCCGGTCAACGCCGTCTCGAAGAAGATCCTCAAGCACGCGACGATGGGCCCGGGTTCCGCCCCGGACCGGGTCGACGCCTGTGCCAGGATCGTGCACGCCTGCCCGCGCGGCGCCCGTGTCGGCTGGTCCGGGGTGCTCTCCGCGCTCGACCTCGAAGCGGGCGTACGGGCCCTCGACCTGCCGGTCGCCGTCCTCGTCGGCACCGTCGACCGGCTCACCCCGCCCGTCCACTCGCGGGCGATGGCCGAGGCCCTCCCGCAGTGCGTGGGCCTGCTCGAACTCGCGGGTATGGGACATATGACGCCGGTGGAGGCCCCCGAGGCCGTCACCGCGCGGATCCGTGCACTGACCGACACCTACCTGGAAGTGAAGGAGAAGGCATGA
- a CDS encoding flavin-containing monooxygenase: MAKHEHVRVAVIGSGFGGLGAAVRLRREGITDFVVLERADSVGGTWRDNSYPGCACDVPSHLYSFSFAPNPDWPRTFSGQRHIRAYLEHVTDTFGIRPHLRLEHEVLRMAWDTETLRWEIETSRGGFSAEVVVSATGPLSDPRIPDIPGIADFPGKVFHSARWDHDYDLTGKRVAMVGTGASAIQIVPAIQPKVGKLTLFQRTPPWVMRRMDRAITGPERWLHRALPVTGTLRRGILWGIRELQVGAFTKHPNELGLVEKLAKANIAKSIKDPVLRAKLTPSYRIGCKRILLSNAYYPALAQPNVDVVASGLREVRGSTVVAADGTETEVDAIVFGTGFHVTDMPIAERVVGDEGQTLAESWKGGVEALRGATAAGFPNFMTVIGPNTGLGNSSMILMIESQLNYMADYLRQLNVLGGRAALAARPSAVGAWNRKVQARMERTVWKAGGCDSWYLDANGRNTTLWPGTTGEFRRETRQVDLSEYEVVRAAEPVKSARAAEPAAAAKGRGATSHKKEAAQ; the protein is encoded by the coding sequence ATGGCGAAGCACGAGCACGTACGGGTGGCGGTGATCGGATCCGGATTCGGTGGCCTCGGCGCCGCGGTCCGGCTGCGCCGCGAGGGGATCACCGACTTCGTGGTCCTGGAGCGGGCCGACTCCGTGGGCGGCACATGGCGGGACAACAGCTACCCGGGCTGTGCCTGCGACGTCCCCTCCCACCTCTACTCCTTCTCCTTCGCGCCCAACCCCGACTGGCCCCGGACCTTCTCCGGCCAGCGCCACATCCGGGCCTACCTCGAACACGTCACCGACACCTTCGGCATCCGCCCCCATCTGCGCCTCGAACACGAGGTGCTGCGCATGGCGTGGGACACCGAGACGCTCCGCTGGGAGATCGAGACCAGCCGCGGCGGCTTCAGCGCCGAGGTCGTCGTCTCCGCGACCGGGCCGCTCTCCGACCCCAGGATCCCGGACATCCCCGGCATCGCCGACTTCCCCGGCAAGGTCTTCCACTCGGCCCGCTGGGACCACGACTACGACCTCACCGGCAAGCGCGTCGCCATGGTCGGCACCGGCGCCTCCGCCATCCAGATCGTGCCCGCCATCCAGCCGAAGGTCGGGAAACTGACCCTCTTCCAGCGCACGCCCCCCTGGGTCATGCGCCGCATGGACCGGGCCATCACCGGCCCCGAGCGCTGGCTCCACCGCGCCCTGCCCGTCACGGGCACCCTGCGCCGGGGCATCCTCTGGGGCATCCGCGAACTCCAGGTCGGCGCCTTCACCAAGCACCCCAACGAACTCGGGCTCGTCGAGAAGCTCGCCAAGGCCAACATCGCCAAGTCGATCAAGGACCCGGTGCTGCGGGCCAAGCTGACGCCCTCGTACCGCATCGGCTGCAAGCGGATCCTGCTCTCCAACGCGTACTACCCGGCGCTCGCGCAGCCCAACGTCGATGTCGTCGCCTCCGGGCTCCGCGAGGTCCGCGGCTCCACCGTGGTCGCCGCCGACGGCACCGAGACCGAGGTCGACGCGATCGTCTTCGGCACCGGCTTCCACGTCACGGACATGCCGATCGCGGAACGGGTCGTCGGCGACGAGGGGCAGACCCTCGCCGAGTCCTGGAAGGGCGGGGTGGAGGCGCTGCGCGGCGCCACCGCCGCCGGCTTCCCCAACTTCATGACGGTCATCGGCCCCAACACCGGCCTCGGGAACTCCTCGATGATCCTGATGATCGAGTCCCAGCTGAACTACATGGCCGACTACCTGCGCCAGCTGAACGTTCTCGGCGGGCGCGCCGCCCTCGCCGCCCGGCCCTCCGCCGTCGGCGCCTGGAACCGCAAGGTGCAGGCCCGGATGGAGCGGACCGTCTGGAAGGCCGGCGGCTGCGACAGCTGGTACCTCGACGCCAACGGCCGCAACACCACGCTGTGGCCGGGCACGACGGGCGAGTTCCGGCGCGAGACCCGTCAGGTCGACCTCTCGGAGTACGAGGTCGTCCGCGCGGCCGAGCCGGTCAAGTCCGCCCGTGCGGCCGAGCCCGCCGCCGCGGCGAAGGGGCGCGGCGCCACCTCCCACAAGAAGGAGGCCGCCCAGTGA